A single genomic interval of Fusarium verticillioides 7600 chromosome 8, whole genome shotgun sequence harbors:
- a CDS encoding alcohol dehydrogenase, with protein sequence MEYVRLGNTGLKISKVILGCMTFGSSSWQGSPWVLDEEDGLKLLKAAYDQGINTWDTADTYSNGESEVIIGKALKKFNIPRQKVVILSKIFNPVMDDGTRPASINDGPLVNQMGLSRKHVFHAVDKCLERLGTDYIDVLQIHRLDRETPPEEIMRALHDVVQSGKVRYIGASSMYTWEFARLQYIAQSKGWTPFISMQPFYNLLYREEEREMLPFCEATGVGVIPWSPIARGLLAKPLSSKNDEANQSIRSQSDKKTETWFADANLEIVNRVEKVANDKGISMALVATAWVLQKGCYPILGLNSEKRIKESVEALNVKLTKEELEYLESEYRPRNIQGM encoded by the exons ATGGAATACGTCAG ACTCGGCAACACAggcctcaagatctcaaagGTCATTCTCGGCTGCATGACCTTTGGTTCAAGCTCATGGCAAGGCTCACCCTGGgttctcgatgaagaggatggccTGAAGCTTCTTAAAGCTGCTTATGACCAAGGCATTAATACTTGGGATACAGCTGATACCTACTCCAATGGTGAGTCAGAGGTCATCATTGGCAAGGCcctgaagaagttcaacaTTCCTCGTCAAAAGGTCGTTATTCTGTCAAAGATCTTTAATCCTGTTATGGATGATGGTACAAGACCTGCTAGTATCAATGACGGTCCGCTTGTAAATCAAATGGGGTTGAGTAGGAAGCATGTTTTCCATGCTGTGGATAAGTGTCTTGAGCGTCTTGGAACCGACTACATTG ATGTGCTTCAAATCCACCGTCTAGACCGTGAAACACCCCCCGAAGAGATCATGCGCGCTCTTCACGACGTCGTCCAATCCGGCAAGGTCCGCTACATTGGCGCCTCATCGATGTACACCTGGGAATTCGCCCGTCTGCAATACATCGCCCAATCCAAAGGCTGGACCCCCTTCATCTCCATGCAGCCCTTTTACAACCTCCTCTACCGCGAGGAGGAACGAGAAATGCTCCCCTTTTGCGAGGCCACAGGCGTCGGCGTCATTCCCTGGAGTCCCATCGCGCGCGGTCTTCTAGCCAAGCCTCTGTCGagcaagaatgatgaggcGAATCAGTCGATTAGGAGTCAGAGTGATAAGAAGACGGAGACGTGGTTTGCGGATGCGAATTTGGAGATTGTGAATAGGGTTGAGAAAGTTGCTAATGATAAGGGGATTAGTATGGCGCTTGTGGCTACGGCGTGGGTTCTGCAGAAGGGGTGTTATCCGATTTTGGGGTTGAACTCTGAAAAGAGGATTAAGGAGTCTGTGGAAGCGTTGAATGTTAAGTTGACGAAGGAGGAGCTAGAGTACTTGGAGAGCGAGTACCGGCCAAGGAACATTCAGGGTATGTAA